A single region of the Streptomyces sp. NBC_00236 genome encodes:
- a CDS encoding helix-turn-helix transcriptional regulator, with amino-acid sequence MSLQPTHSPTASQRSHAVARPRMLTLPEVCEELHVSRSTFYDWRQKGRAPRCIKLPNGDLRVRRGDLDNWLDDHEDAA; translated from the coding sequence ATGTCGCTCCAACCCACTCACAGCCCGACCGCCTCGCAGAGGAGTCACGCCGTGGCACGCCCCAGAATGCTCACCCTTCCCGAAGTCTGCGAAGAGCTGCACGTCTCCCGATCCACCTTCTACGACTGGCGCCAGAAGGGCCGCGCCCCCCGCTGCATCAAGCTCCCGAACGGCGATCTGCGCGTACGGCGGGGCGACTTGGACAACTGGCTCGACGACCATGAGGACGCCGCTTGA
- a CDS encoding bifunctional DNA primase/polymerase — MNTHLTTALDLARRGVPVLPLRAGKVPFGNCRSCRGNACGGRPNMKTPGICDCPRVCHAWAAATTDPAVLTGRPWAPVWEQTQAVAYHPGGAGLTVVDLDNNQAVEWARQTLPTTRTVPTTRGEHWIYRGTIRSVNAVRPDVDIKSTMSYARWLGPGTGTMAELPDAVRALAVKEPTTARPTPHTITVPARAGGGNCPHRMPAYLDRGIAMAEQRITEARSAVHATVYRTFLAVLSTHGRCGCLTDNHITRLFTAAHAKGESARHCTDAWTNAQTRLGL, encoded by the coding sequence ATGAACACCCACCTGACCACTGCCCTGGACCTCGCCAGGCGGGGTGTGCCGGTGCTTCCGCTGCGTGCGGGCAAGGTGCCGTTCGGGAACTGCCGCTCCTGCCGGGGCAACGCGTGCGGAGGCCGGCCGAACATGAAGACCCCCGGCATCTGCGACTGCCCGCGTGTCTGCCACGCCTGGGCCGCCGCGACCACCGACCCCGCCGTCCTCACCGGACGCCCGTGGGCACCCGTGTGGGAGCAGACGCAAGCCGTCGCCTACCACCCTGGCGGGGCTGGTCTGACCGTGGTCGACCTCGACAACAATCAGGCCGTGGAATGGGCCCGCCAGACGCTCCCTACCACGCGGACCGTGCCCACAACGCGGGGCGAGCACTGGATCTACCGGGGCACCATCCGGTCCGTGAACGCGGTCCGGCCCGACGTCGACATCAAGTCGACCATGTCCTACGCCCGGTGGCTCGGACCCGGCACCGGCACCATGGCCGAGCTCCCGGACGCCGTGCGCGCCCTGGCCGTCAAGGAACCCACCACCGCCCGGCCAACACCGCACACCATCACCGTGCCCGCACGGGCCGGTGGGGGGAACTGCCCCCACCGCATGCCCGCTTATCTGGACCGTGGCATCGCCATGGCAGAGCAGCGCATCACCGAGGCCCGCAGCGCCGTGCACGCAACCGTCTACCGCACGTTCCTCGCGGTGCTGTCGACACACGGCCGGTGCGGCTGCCTCACGGACAACCACATCACGCGGCTGTTCACCGCTGCCCATGCCAAGGGCGAATCGGCCCGGCACTGCACCGACGCGTGGACCAACGCCCAGACCCGGTTGGGACTGTGA
- a CDS encoding protein spdB → MKAKTVLPAVAMTAVSMVLTLAVVMMWLGTAMPWPVALVVGLGIDGGWLATLAYERRLAAQGDHSRVVTGVGWAFGLIATGVLVAHALLAEESAGAWLAVAWLPVAAKALWLVHGLWEQTALTPTALGSIRGIQQEARDEAAVARARLRAEAATEETRLTAVTEAGSRVARVQAKTAQTLSQAWSTLETARNGEDTSRALTSVTTPVTPGVTPRWELPVWGPTDPVPALALEAAPALTDDALDALVDEIRHSETPALSYREMATRFRAAGHSASEVRLRGAWKRMVA, encoded by the coding sequence ATGAAGGCCAAGACCGTTCTGCCGGCCGTCGCGATGACGGCGGTGTCCATGGTCCTCACGCTGGCCGTGGTGATGATGTGGCTCGGCACGGCGATGCCGTGGCCCGTCGCTCTGGTCGTCGGTCTCGGGATCGACGGCGGGTGGCTGGCCACCCTCGCCTACGAACGCCGCCTCGCCGCGCAGGGCGACCACAGCCGCGTCGTCACCGGGGTCGGCTGGGCATTCGGTCTGATCGCGACCGGCGTTCTCGTCGCCCACGCACTGCTGGCCGAGGAGTCCGCCGGCGCGTGGCTGGCCGTCGCCTGGCTGCCCGTCGCAGCCAAAGCCTTGTGGCTGGTGCACGGGCTGTGGGAACAGACCGCGCTCACCCCAACCGCGCTCGGCTCGATCCGCGGTATCCAGCAGGAGGCCCGCGACGAAGCGGCCGTGGCCCGCGCCCGCCTTCGGGCCGAGGCCGCGACCGAGGAGACCCGGCTGACGGCCGTGACGGAAGCCGGGTCACGCGTCGCACGCGTCCAGGCCAAGACCGCCCAGACCCTCTCCCAGGCATGGTCGACGCTGGAGACGGCGCGGAACGGCGAGGACACCAGCAGGGCGCTGACCAGTGTGACGACCCCCGTCACACCCGGCGTCACACCCCGATGGGAGCTCCCCGTCTGGGGGCCCACCGATCCCGTCCCAGCGCTCGCGCTGGAAGCGGCGCCCGCCCTCACCGATGACGCGCTGGACGCCCTCGTTGACGAGATCCGGCACAGCGAAACCCCGGCCCTGTCCTACCGCGAGATGGCCACCCGGTTCCGAGCGGCCGGCCACTCCGCATCCGAAGTCCGGCTGCGGGGCGCATGGAAACGCATGGTCGCCTGA
- a CDS encoding RRQRL motif-containing zinc-binding protein has protein sequence MAALPEYRWRLAPDGYATRRQLRALGLRPGGQDVAAVLHRPRRRRAPLVAYLYRIDHAKPVRPMTPGRAAALAKAMRARRTCPNCRRDAGYCIPRSLGMCVPCADSHTT, from the coding sequence ATGGCCGCCCTGCCTGAGTACCGGTGGCGGCTGGCCCCGGACGGATACGCGACCCGCCGCCAGTTGCGGGCGTTGGGGCTGCGGCCCGGCGGACAGGACGTCGCCGCCGTGCTCCACCGCCCGCGCCGCCGCCGCGCTCCGCTGGTCGCCTACCTCTACCGCATCGACCACGCCAAGCCCGTACGCCCCATGACCCCGGGCCGCGCCGCCGCGCTGGCCAAGGCCATGCGAGCTCGCCGCACCTGCCCGAACTGCCGCCGGGATGCCGGGTACTGCATCCCGCGCTCACTCGGCATGTGCGTGCCCTGCGCCGACTCCCACACCACCTGA
- a CDS encoding ATP-binding protein, whose amino-acid sequence MADDEKNPAREIITDYAQEHFRYFRTADGTVYAQKNRHPVARPIRSQGTTGSHRQELMVGLFKDGRGVFNGTALKEALDLIEALALTEATQAVQIRVAPGFDGATWLDLGRSDGQSVRIHPTGWDITVPDPREVCWRRTQLTGELPLPAKDTDGKGIDLLFRLTNFTNAETECLAMAWLIGCLGPSVPVPAPFLTGPQGAGKSTAGRMLVRIIEGMSGDLRRAPKDEENLIAAVAAGWVTALDNLSHMTPDLSDAMCCIVTGAESVKRALFTDGDVHRARYRRPLLLTGIDVGVIRPDLAERLLPLRLERPTVRRTEAELWAEFEDALPVILGSLLDLAVRVRAAEAETPTDLRMADFAHLCAQFDAASSLGALNAYRASLDDLNDDVIEGDLLAQTVLAHADSIDPGGEQRMTSTQWLHCLSGVYSGDDLRPLPKGWPTTGKVLSDRLKRLQPTLAARGVIIDSGRTREGRYLEMTRRDAIPTPAEQTEAF is encoded by the coding sequence ATGGCTGACGACGAGAAGAACCCCGCCCGCGAGATCATCACCGACTACGCGCAAGAGCACTTCCGGTACTTCCGCACCGCCGACGGCACCGTCTACGCGCAGAAGAACAGGCACCCCGTCGCCCGCCCGATCCGCTCCCAGGGCACCACCGGCAGCCACCGGCAGGAACTCATGGTCGGCCTGTTCAAGGACGGGCGCGGCGTGTTCAACGGGACCGCGCTCAAAGAGGCACTGGACCTGATTGAGGCTCTGGCGCTGACCGAGGCCACCCAGGCCGTTCAGATCCGCGTCGCCCCCGGATTCGACGGAGCGACATGGCTGGACCTGGGCCGCAGCGACGGGCAGTCCGTCCGCATCCACCCCACCGGCTGGGACATCACCGTGCCCGACCCACGGGAGGTGTGCTGGCGGCGCACCCAGCTCACCGGGGAACTCCCGCTGCCGGCCAAGGACACCGACGGCAAGGGCATCGACCTGCTGTTCAGGCTCACGAACTTCACCAACGCCGAAACCGAGTGCCTGGCCATGGCATGGCTGATCGGCTGCCTCGGGCCGTCCGTACCGGTCCCCGCGCCGTTCCTCACCGGGCCGCAGGGCGCGGGGAAGTCCACGGCCGGCCGGATGCTCGTGCGGATCATCGAGGGCATGAGCGGCGACCTGCGCCGGGCACCCAAGGACGAGGAGAACCTGATCGCTGCCGTGGCCGCGGGGTGGGTCACTGCACTGGACAACCTCTCCCACATGACGCCGGACCTGTCCGACGCCATGTGCTGCATCGTCACCGGGGCCGAGAGCGTCAAGCGCGCCCTGTTCACCGACGGGGACGTCCACCGGGCCCGCTACCGACGCCCCTTGCTGCTGACCGGCATTGACGTGGGAGTCATCCGGCCCGACCTCGCGGAACGGCTCCTGCCCCTGCGGCTGGAACGGCCCACCGTCCGCCGCACCGAGGCTGAACTGTGGGCAGAGTTCGAGGACGCCTTGCCCGTCATCCTCGGCTCCCTCCTGGACCTTGCGGTCAGGGTTCGCGCGGCCGAGGCGGAGACGCCCACCGACCTGCGGATGGCCGACTTCGCGCACCTGTGCGCGCAGTTCGACGCGGCGTCCAGCCTCGGAGCGCTGAACGCTTACCGGGCCAGCCTGGATGACCTGAACGACGATGTGATCGAGGGTGACCTGCTCGCGCAGACCGTCCTCGCGCACGCCGACAGCATCGACCCGGGCGGCGAGCAGCGGATGACGTCCACCCAGTGGCTGCACTGCCTCAGCGGCGTCTACAGCGGCGACGATCTGCGGCCCCTGCCCAAAGGGTGGCCGACCACCGGCAAAGTCCTCTCCGACCGGCTCAAGCGCCTCCAACCGACGCTGGCCGCCCGTGGGGTCATCATCGACTCCGGCCGCACCCGCGAGGGCCGCTACCTCGAAATGACCCGCCGGGACGCCATCCCGACCCCCGCCGAACAGACCGAAGCGTTCTGA
- a CDS encoding ATP-binding protein has product MSENVINLFKNPTNAPQAPSPAPAAAVAAPGIERPSVPLWVRSARGIRTVATHDHTKTACRAAARHGLYVVGGTRIVARRTWEGRTASRYERLLRAAEAAGNMDAAAEWEERGQRFRQERHRRRMDLLTAPMDAAKGIAAGAAIGGGGLLLLGIMLAVANKDWTDIAAPTMALVELVRWVIFIITVTWGPLMTLGPWAVLFGLWAVGKNQQAAPQWALPAHVRSSEGEPVTPSVVVLALRNLGIAPLRNAIKDMGDAGASMLGPIRIAGCGVEVDVTLPSGVSTNEVQNRRRKLAENLSRHEHEVFITIPQAARTVRLWVADSGALDEPIGPSPLTTDDTLTADYAKGRAPWGQDLRGDAAAISLYQRHLLITGLSNQGKTAALRALALWLALDRTVEFRIADLKGAGDWAMFDGLATVLIQGPTDDHVVDTTEMLEDGVAEMERRLQAPPGTVFPPLVLLVDEAQVAFMCPEVDEKKRPYGGSKATSRYFMAARKIHNQGRAVNVTLWQGTQDPTDQNLPKLVREGAHTRASLALGTESQARMALGDKAVDGGAAPNLLRPGLDKGTLVVASDGIAIPAGQASITVRTHYIDNETAAQITARARALRDGVTTLHVIDRNETRDPLADIATVIGDTNRVLTQDVLQRLSTLSADSYGSWTHADLKRVLDGTAAEPYKSDGRMVVGRERIARALTNRDSDGSASAS; this is encoded by the coding sequence ATGTCCGAGAACGTCATCAACCTCTTCAAAAACCCCACCAACGCCCCCCAGGCGCCCTCACCGGCCCCGGCGGCTGCTGTAGCAGCACCGGGCATTGAGCGGCCGTCTGTGCCGCTGTGGGTGCGCTCCGCGCGGGGTATCCGCACGGTGGCCACCCACGACCACACCAAGACCGCCTGCCGCGCCGCCGCCCGCCACGGCCTGTACGTGGTGGGCGGGACTCGGATCGTTGCCCGTCGCACGTGGGAGGGCCGTACCGCCTCCCGCTATGAGCGGCTGCTGCGTGCGGCGGAAGCCGCGGGGAACATGGACGCTGCTGCCGAGTGGGAGGAGCGCGGGCAGCGCTTCCGCCAGGAGCGCCACCGCCGCCGCATGGACCTGCTCACCGCCCCCATGGACGCAGCGAAGGGCATCGCGGCCGGCGCCGCCATCGGGGGCGGCGGGCTGCTGCTGCTGGGCATCATGCTGGCCGTCGCGAACAAGGACTGGACCGACATCGCCGCGCCGACGATGGCTCTGGTCGAGTTGGTCCGCTGGGTCATCTTCATTATCACCGTGACCTGGGGACCTTTGATGACCCTGGGCCCGTGGGCGGTGCTGTTCGGTCTGTGGGCGGTGGGCAAGAACCAGCAGGCCGCACCCCAGTGGGCCCTGCCCGCCCACGTGCGTTCCAGCGAGGGTGAGCCGGTCACTCCGTCCGTCGTCGTACTGGCCCTGCGCAACCTGGGTATCGCCCCGCTGCGCAACGCCATCAAGGACATGGGCGACGCCGGCGCCTCCATGCTGGGCCCGATCCGGATCGCCGGATGCGGCGTCGAAGTCGATGTCACCCTGCCCTCCGGTGTCTCCACCAACGAGGTGCAGAACCGGCGGCGCAAGCTCGCCGAGAACCTGTCCCGGCACGAGCACGAAGTGTTCATCACCATCCCCCAGGCGGCCCGCACGGTCCGGCTGTGGGTCGCCGATTCCGGCGCCCTGGATGAGCCGATCGGCCCGTCCCCGCTGACCACGGACGACACCCTGACCGCCGACTACGCCAAGGGCCGCGCCCCGTGGGGTCAGGACCTGCGCGGCGACGCGGCAGCGATCAGCCTCTACCAGCGCCACCTGCTCATCACGGGACTGTCGAACCAGGGGAAGACCGCAGCACTCCGCGCGCTCGCGCTGTGGCTGGCCCTGGACCGCACGGTGGAGTTCCGGATCGCGGACCTGAAGGGTGCCGGGGACTGGGCGATGTTCGACGGCCTGGCCACGGTGCTGATCCAGGGGCCGACCGACGACCACGTCGTCGACACGACCGAGATGCTCGAAGACGGCGTTGCCGAGATGGAGCGGCGCCTCCAGGCCCCGCCCGGGACCGTGTTCCCGCCGCTGGTGCTGCTGGTCGATGAGGCGCAGGTGGCGTTCATGTGCCCGGAGGTGGATGAGAAGAAGCGCCCCTACGGCGGGTCCAAGGCCACCTCCCGGTACTTCATGGCCGCGCGGAAGATTCACAACCAGGGTCGGGCGGTCAACGTGACGCTGTGGCAGGGGACGCAGGACCCGACGGACCAGAACCTGCCCAAGCTGGTTCGCGAGGGCGCCCACACCCGTGCTTCCCTCGCCCTGGGCACCGAGTCCCAGGCCCGCATGGCGTTGGGGGACAAGGCCGTTGACGGCGGTGCCGCCCCGAACCTGCTCCGTCCCGGGCTGGACAAGGGCACGTTGGTCGTCGCGTCGGACGGGATCGCAATCCCTGCCGGCCAGGCATCCATCACGGTGCGCACGCACTACATCGACAACGAGACGGCCGCGCAGATCACCGCCCGCGCCCGGGCCCTGCGCGACGGCGTCACCACCCTCCACGTCATCGACCGCAACGAGACGCGGGACCCGCTCGCGGACATCGCCACGGTCATCGGAGACACGAACCGGGTCCTGACCCAGGACGTGTTGCAGCGCCTCTCGACGCTGTCCGCCGACAGCTACGGGAGCTGGACGCACGCCGATCTCAAGCGCGTGTTGGACGGCACGGCGGCCGAGCCCTACAAGTCGGACGGGCGCATGGTCGTCGGCCGCGAGCGCATCGCCCGCGCCCTGACCAACCGCGACAGTGACGGTTCCGCTTCCGCCTCCTGA
- a CDS encoding DUF6303 family protein has protein sequence MMALPAQMSNSGGRWSLYVPLMNTTATAWPGHVWNRTAAVPTVLERERVLNGLGYESVPGDEWSWIEDSDIPGDPASPVRLIAAVRVRPLLWGGVA, from the coding sequence GTCGAACAGCGGCGGCAGGTGGAGCCTGTACGTCCCGTTGATGAACACCACCGCGACCGCGTGGCCCGGGCACGTCTGGAACCGCACGGCCGCGGTCCCGACCGTCTTGGAGCGCGAGCGCGTGCTGAACGGTCTCGGCTACGAGAGCGTGCCGGGTGATGAGTGGTCCTGGATCGAGGACAGCGACATCCCCGGCGACCCCGCGTCGCCGGTCCGGTTGATCGCCGCTGTGCGGGTCCGCCCCTTGCTGTGGGGCGGTGTGGCATGA
- a CDS encoding DNA methylase, translating to MTQHAPIRRAADHRPALLDLFSCAGGAAMGYHRAGFKVTGIDIADRPNYPFTFHRADALEYLTALIASGEIRRYAGVHASPPCQAGCALTVGTNAARGWGRTHVQLIPELRTLLDTTGLPYVIEQPNGKAPVRADVRLCGEMFGLGVLRHRVFELGRWTVPQPAHPRHRGYVRGYRHGVYRDGPYVAAYGAGGGKATIPEMQTAMGITWTEVREELTEAIPPAYTQWLGTHARHRLRATAVAA from the coding sequence ATGACCCAACACGCCCCGATCCGGCGAGCAGCCGACCACCGGCCCGCCTTACTGGATCTCTTCTCCTGCGCCGGCGGCGCGGCCATGGGCTACCACCGGGCAGGGTTCAAGGTGACCGGCATCGACATCGCCGACCGCCCGAACTACCCCTTCACCTTCCACCGCGCCGACGCCCTCGAATACCTCACCGCACTCATCGCGTCCGGGGAGATCCGCCGGTACGCGGGAGTGCACGCCTCCCCGCCGTGCCAGGCCGGATGCGCCCTCACCGTCGGCACCAACGCCGCACGCGGCTGGGGGCGCACCCACGTCCAGCTCATCCCCGAACTCCGAACCCTGCTCGACACCACCGGCCTGCCCTACGTGATCGAGCAGCCCAACGGAAAGGCCCCCGTGCGGGCCGACGTGCGGCTGTGCGGGGAGATGTTCGGTCTCGGGGTACTGCGCCACCGCGTCTTCGAACTCGGGCGCTGGACCGTCCCTCAGCCCGCACACCCGCGCCACCGGGGGTACGTACGCGGCTACCGCCACGGCGTCTACCGCGACGGCCCCTACGTCGCCGCGTACGGGGCCGGTGGCGGCAAGGCCACCATCCCCGAGATGCAGACTGCGATGGGCATCACCTGGACCGAGGTCCGCGAGGAACTGACCGAGGCCATTCCCCCGGCTTACACCCAGTGGCTCGGCACCCACGCCCGCCACCGCCTCCGCGCCACGGCGGTGGCCGCATGA
- a CDS encoding DUF6197 family protein, protein MPTATTTHRPTEHAAAAPQAIPLPAPLADVDAARLVRDIEQYLAARTPTTAHPLVTKTTQELVAEALGTAAPATAPALELPGRVLRVLPDWVLRFPPVRRRHTAARAVTVAEHLELTALVIERYGWAQSTHRTRSGRRCILGAQAVLYRLGIGDETTVARAGQRMQAVLRARGCTLPYHRWNDMPDRTEADVLALIRTAARTV, encoded by the coding sequence ATGCCCACCGCAACCACCACCCACCGCCCCACCGAGCACGCCGCGGCCGCCCCGCAGGCCATTCCGCTCCCGGCGCCGCTGGCCGACGTTGACGCCGCTCGGCTCGTGCGGGACATCGAGCAGTACCTCGCCGCCCGCACCCCCACGACCGCACACCCACTCGTCACCAAGACGACCCAGGAACTGGTCGCCGAAGCCCTCGGCACCGCGGCGCCGGCCACCGCCCCCGCGCTGGAGCTGCCCGGCCGGGTGCTGCGGGTCCTGCCGGACTGGGTGCTGCGCTTCCCGCCTGTACGCCGCCGCCACACCGCCGCCCGGGCGGTGACCGTCGCGGAGCACCTGGAGCTCACCGCTCTGGTGATCGAGCGGTACGGCTGGGCCCAGAGCACGCACCGCACCCGCTCCGGGCGCCGCTGCATCCTCGGCGCGCAGGCCGTGCTCTACCGCCTCGGCATCGGCGACGAAACCACCGTCGCCCGTGCCGGACAGCGCATGCAGGCCGTCCTGCGCGCTCGCGGCTGCACCCTGCCCTACCACCGCTGGAACGACATGCCCGACCGCACCGAGGCCGACGTCCTAGCCCTCATCCGAACGGCCGCCCGCACCGTCTGA